The following is a genomic window from Aricia agestis chromosome 12, ilAriAges1.1, whole genome shotgun sequence.
ggtgaaactttcaaatattttgatcgagaaaagggaagaTACAGATATCGATTTAAGTACATGCCTTAGTTATTTCACGAATAAATGTCTGCCTGTTATCTgaaaggctggccgcatacacgccttttccgtattcgatttacGAATTGGTTTTCCATATTCGGATATACGAATGCATAGAATCAGTAGAAAACACATTAACTACCGCACACGTTTGATTTTTACTTAACGAAACGAATTCCATACGTACGTTTCGAGTGCAAGCgcgtaaaaaaaaacgaacgtttgcactagtctcacggaattccgaatacgAAAAACGAATTCAGAAATCGTATGGAAAACGTGTGCCAGCCTAAGTTCTGTGACTAATTTCTAATATAGCTGTCGTATACCAACATCTGTGATTAGTCCGCCAGTTTGCGCCACAGTTGGCGCTTGAGAAACAAACATTGACCCGCTTTCCAATTACAATTTGCGAATGCAACTTCTCAAAGTAATAATTAGTGAGTAGTGACCAAACGCTTATAAGTTTTAACGATCCGTAATTTAAGGTTGAAATAGCTTGTTGAAACTTGAGCTACTAgtttttattttgctttatcAATAGATGCTACCTACtgaagataataatttaaaaaacatataatattattatttccaaaAATAGGATCTCCTTCTTTTTACCACATCAAGAGTCGGACTTTTATACTATGATCATTTTTCTTGCTTAGTGCAGATTGTTCTGATAATCAGATGATCGGCCTGCAACTGTTTTTCTTAAGCTTTTCCTTATTATTCCAGTACGAGAACTGACCCACGACTTCCAAGTCGAGACCCAAACTTATCCCTTGATTATTCTTCATTTTTAAACGTAACTTACCAAATACCTAAGCAGGATTTGTGGGACCGTCTTATGATACTTCTCAGACAATCCGACTAGCACTGGATGATCAGCGCGCGGTTCCGGAGCATCATCACTTCGGCCCAGGATACCGCCGAAGGGGCTGTAAGCCATCACCACTACACCATTCTCCTGACACCACTCGATCAACTCAGATTGGGTTATTGTTGGGTTTACCTGCAGACGCATACAAGTATTATGtggtaatgtatattaaattGTTAAATTGCAGATAATGAGTATGTTATCAACtctacattgtattttttttagtttttcacattattaatattgaaacaaagtgttattaattattatataataactcaACATTACAGTAGCCGCCAATCCACCGCAGCGCACGGAGAgactacgcacgtgcgtcaagcttcgctttgtaagaaaatatattatgtgactgtgtccactgcaaccctcggacacgctacgcacgaattgactcacgtagcttgctcTAATATGGTGCACACGCAGCTCAACGGCcaacgctggccacgctacgcaATGCGCATGCTGTGCACGGGATACTCGGAAGCGTGTACATTATATTCAAAACTGTGCTGCGCTACAGTTGTACATAGTCGTGGCCGTGTGCATAGCGTGTACTgcagtggaaacgttgacccacgtagtcaaaCTAATAAATCCGTGCGCCGCGTGGCCGTGCAGAGCGTGCGCCGCAGTGGAATGGCGGCTTAAGCTAATCACCTACctccaaaaaataaaaaaatattatttttcgcgattgttttaattttacttcATAGTTATGCTTTCTTCAACTGTTCTGGATGTTTATTTTGATAAAGACGTATCAAAAGATCAATATAAATTATGATGACGTAATAATACTATGTGTAAAATAAACCTCAATCTGCAACACCGCCGGTTTTATTCTGGAATGATCCCAGAGCCTCTTCATTTGGGTTATGTTAAAATTAGACACGCCTATTGATCTTGCTAACTTTGTATCTTTGGTAGTTTCAATTCCCCTCCACGTCTCCAAATAGTCTGTATCGCTTATAGATCCGTTTTTCTGTAATATAAaagtgtttttaaagtaatataatattataaggtacatgattattacatttatttcatactagattattcccgcaactccgttgcgccaaaattcatttattgaatggaaaccgtacattttctggaataaaaagtacccaACGGTCTTTCcagggactcgaagtatctacGTACCTAATTTCAGCAGAatgtttgggcttgaagaggttacagacagacagaaagtcaggcagacagacacactttcgcatttataataataggtattGTTATGGATTTATGTTCATATAGGACCATGTCCTATGAACTCAattaatagataataaataataattgttctaaataaatagtaaactgAGGCagattttaagaggatacaccaggggcgagagaaattgaaaataggtatttgaaaatgtattgctgtctcaccaatctcaagtctcccaccgcagagcgcgatagagacaacacgacaaaagttctaataaaagaacagaaaatcttcgattcgttgtccgctaattccttctccaaaacttaaccgatttaagtacttttttcattaaaaattaaagaaaggcttgagctgtgttcctatgttttactttttttgtatattttagccagttttgttttctaggtgtttgaacacagaggaaaatcttgccgtttttttgggtttttggacgtaaAATATGGacgtaataaaattatgaaaaaaaagaaaatatagggacatgctaatagttgCCATGGATATTcagggaaaaaatcataactctacgggcattatccagagaggaaacaggggacagcgtttgtatggaaaaacggcggtgtggaatcctcttaatgttATGCTGACCGCTCCGTCCCGCGTTGGCGCTGATGACCATTGATTCTAGATGAATTCTAGAATGTATGacattctagttttttttttttatttcatacatttATTGGTATTTTGAAACACGTAGAATTCGCACTGCCACATGAAGCCTAATAGGTAGAGCCCAGTGATGGATTAAGACTACCTAATGACCTAAGCattccatgcctgtgggcctcTAATCGTATGTCAattagaatcggtctttgaccCTTTACTTTTCTGGTGCCCCTCAGAGGTGATGctctaggcaattgcttaatttgattaagggttaatccgtcactggtagAGCTGTCTAAATCTAACTAAAACAAAGTCACCAAAGATCCTAATACAATATTGTCCATtaatgtcatattattataagtcaATACTTAATTACATACCGTATAAGCCATCGGGTAATGCATCAAGTACAAATCGATGTAGTCCAGGCGCAGGTCTGCGAGTGACTTCCGTAGCGCCGGGACTACCGCATCCACCTCATGGTCAGTGTTCCATAACTAAAAATGTAATTGTAATCATCACTACTGTTGATATCGTTAACAGTATTTCACAGATCATCATTACCATCAACATCATTGTTGATGTCATCATTATTCAATACTAATGTTTATCCCATGAACAACAACcacaattattattcatttagcTAAATACCAAGATGTTTCTTTCGTTAAGAATGTTGGACCACTCTAGCTAGAAATGGTTATTGCAGTAAGTGCACTACATTATTCGATCTTTTAGTTATTTTCCGAAGAAAccataatctatataatattatatcaatatatcGTTAAATTTTATACTTTACCTTAGTCGTAACATAAACATCATCTCTACTGGCATTATTGTCTCTCAAGTAGTTCTGTATCCCAAGCCCCACTTCCTCCTCAGCTTGATAGATGGCGGCAGTGTCGATGTGCTTGTATCCAACCTCGAGAGCCCATTGCACCGCCCTAGCGAGCGAGTGGTTCACTGACAGTATTCGCCTACCCTGAACAATGAAATAGACATTTTAACTAGATcttagactaagggcctgtttcaccacttcccgataGAGTGCCAGACAGGGCCTTAGGActgtaacaattttatttgtaaacgagcttttgcccgcggctgcgctcgcgttaagaagtattattaattattatttattatatacaaactttcatccccttttttaaccccttggggttggaatttatcaaaatcctttcttagcggatgcctacgtcataacatctacctgcatgcaaaatatcagcccgatcggtccagtggtttgggctgtgcgttgatagatcaccatgtctgtcagtcacctttgagttttatatatatagataaaacaGGAATATTAAAAAGCCAGTTTAAGTGTAGAAGCTACATAATTAATAGTTAAATCTTTTAATCTTTATTACGGCGTACTATGTCGAAATATGTTAATATACTTCTACTAGCTActacttcataaaaatattacacatGGCAACACGAAAGTTTTCGTACAATATTTACCGTCTGAATGCCGAGATATTTTAAGTAATaaagggtataaaatataacacttACGTCGGCGGTGTGCCCCAGGCTCGTCCCCAGAGCAATCGCGGGGATCTCGCCCCCGTCGTTCAGGGGATATGTCAGGACCGCGCTCACCTACATACATTCATATCTTGTTATGTCACTAGTTTCTGCCCGCAGCTTTGTCGCGAAATATAAGcgactagataacgcccgcaactccgttgcgccaaaattcgtttatcgcgcgagaaccgtacatttttccgggataaaaactatcctatgtcctttctcgggacataggaaaatcggttcagcggttcgagcgtgaaggaaaacaaacaaacagacagacacactttcgcagttataatattagtatggaaagaGCCTTAGTTTTGCAATATTTGTACCTTACTATAATTATAGAggtatacaaattattatatcaGTTAAAGAGTTAGTGTCTaagcacaccatgccgaagatacgcgaccgaagttcggcaagattacgcctgcaatgtattttaaattaccgatggcacactatgccgaaattaTTCGTCGCGAAATTATTCGTCGCGTTATATAGCGTTACGGAACTTCGGTCGAGCGtaagttcggcagcgattcgACGGCGTTCGAGACACCGAATACTCGGATAAAGTTACGCAACTGAATTTCCGCCGCTTTCGGCTCTTATCGTGTGTCATATCAGCCGAATGCGTCAGAACGTAATATCGGCCATGGAACTTCGGCCGCATCTTCGCCATGGTGTGTCTAAACACTTTTAGGTACTGGTGGAAAAAAACCTAGCACGATCGATTTTTCTGATCGATCGAAATTGTTGTTGAAATTAAAATACCTTACCAATtctataaatgcaaaagtgcgtatatttgtctatctgtctgttgcTTCTTCAAGCTTCTTGGCTGAagcgatttaaatgaaatttggtgaGGAAATATTTTGAGAGACGGAAAATTAACTACACAAGATAGTTATCTATTATtgcggaaaaatataaggttcctaaacgaatttaggcgcaacggaattTCGGGCAAGAacacatatattataaatataaaacaataactAATTAAAATAGTCTCACCGCGCTCAATGTGGTAACAATTAACAGACATATCCGTCTCACGTCCGTCCTTACTGCTGACCTCATGGTAACTGGTAGTTGGTACTTTCACAACACATTGACACTGTTTAGTAGCAAGTACACGAGattaattgataatataattatcgaCAGCTGTTTTACTAGCGTTTAAGGTAagcttttatacgtgggagagccatgcttcggcacgaatgggccggctcgaccggagaaataccacgttctcacagaaaaccggcgtgaaacagcgcttgcgctgtgtttcgtcgagtgagtgagtttaccggaggcccaattcccttccctatcatccccaattcccttcccttcctatccctaccctcccctattaccctattcgctcttaaaaggccggcaacgcacctgcagctcttctgatgctgcgagtgtccatgggcgacggatgttgctttccatcaggtgacccgcttgctcgtttgcccctttatttcataaaaaaaaaaaaaaaaagaaagcaatATTAGGTATATCGAAGACTTGGTGGATGACGCGGCTTTGTGGTCGACAGTAGAGCAGAGTAACTGCTAGAAGTTagaataataagtaatattatttactattttatagtcgtaaatattattaataaattataaaccaaaatagtatgataatcctactaatattataaaggcgaaagtttgtttggatgtatggatgtatggatgtgtggatgtatggatgtttgttactctttcacgcaaaaactactcaacgaattttaatgaaactttacaataatatagcttatacatcagaataacacataggctccaattttaaccgactttcaaaatggaggaggtgttatgttcattttcttatattcaacgattactccgccgtttgtaaaccgatttaaaaaaaaattcttttggtatatagggtatcatcccaatttggtattatattcacaaaagtggtgatctaatgaaggatccataagtaatcgagagaactcctcaaaacttatagggaaacatgtggtgacttcggtttcgtgagaagtattctaagcatatgctaccaacaagtaagattttgcaccgagatatacctggtataccgtggttcggaaggtgctgagagaactcctgattctttatagacacaagtttgggagtttcggcgttgttttaagaacagaaagcatatgctactatgtaaattacattcatcatcatcatcatcactaccatattataccatttcatagtcttttagatcgagactcgagtttgtcaagcgataattaaaaaaatctatacctacctaatattacaaacctgaagagtatgtttgcttgaacgcgtcaatctcaggaactacaggtccgatttaaaaacttatctcagtgttagatagatcatttatcgagtaagacctttaggctatattatattatcacgctaagactaatacgaccgaagaaactcaggaaaatgtgggaaaaacaggggaaatattttttatgggaaaatgtacggtttctgtaaaattcctaatttacgcgggcgaagccgcgcgggacatctagtttaatatagaaaagaaaatttaaatagcGGTTTTATCAATACTATAATTCGTAACTAAACTTTACGGTTAAGATAACGTATCACTAAAAATACTCGTGGCAAACAGCATAACACAATTTCATTATTATAGTGTTAGTCTAGGCATGCAaaagattgtttttttttattgataaaaaaatatgcatCGATAACACAAAGTAAAATCTTTTTTGTAGTCTGTAGAGTCTTGGGTCGGTATAAACATAGACGTATAAATATACGAGTAtacgtataaatagtcagtactcaagatgcatctcggtctcaagacacggttcaggctctgtcattggttggctgtcaaaatttggaccaatcacagagccgaaccgcgtcttgagaccgggtcgcatcatGCGGCCCTTGGACTGTAACCTGGCAactaagttttaattataactgATGCTGCGAAACCGCTTTGCACTAGGAAAGTGACCACAGAAGGGTCGTAACCCAAACAACAATTAAAGGGTCTACATCTGAAAACACTTAGCGTATCGTCTTTGAGTTCTGACCCTTAGTTCAGACAATGTATTGTATAAAGCAAACAAGGTCTTGTTGTAATATAGTAGAAGTAGAACAtgaattaagaaaatatttttccttttaTACAGTGTATGAACATAAACGGCACTTTGTGTTTCTTTCTTTTCATTATCAtgttaaagtatattatgttttataaattagaaaAGAATGGTGTAATCAAACAGGAggcgtttatttatttatttattattcataataatattcgcATAGTTAAAAGCTAGTAAAACAGTATTTATTGTAATCAATATTAGTGACGACATTGTTTCTTTCATAATATTCGttactttatattttcaatattaaattatattgtaataataatcaCAATCTACGTGTTTAAtaaggttttattaaaatactacgTGACTTGTATATTTATAGCATTGAtaatactgccgcactcagagacaaatactaatattactaattatttaaatgaagattttgacataagccattttacattatctgtcaaactcttcattaaatggAAGTTTAATGAttaaggggcgatttcaccaaagaaatggaacgcgttcaatgcaCACTGAACTGGTTCAAAACGGATAAaatataaacgcgattataacatcaAATTGCATATCACCAATATAAACTAAATGCGTTCaaagcaaatccgagttttatcttatGAACACCtaaagtccgaagtttaacgtcataaaacccgttcaagccctgtcttaggaaagaaatgtcaagatgacagttttgactcATGCGTTTGGTTAGTTTGTGTGATAATTGTTTTTtggtattttgtaatttaattaacgtgaaaaggctttaaaatgatgaaaaaaattatttatatatttgttGTATGTTGTTGTTGTAGATCtcgatatatattatgtatttataatttattaatttggtcattatcctattattttattttgatgcaATATTAAATTCATGTTTGTGTACGTCCTATCTGCTATCCTAATccaatctctctccgtagggctgctggaagagatttctattagaaataagcagatcctattgtgtcataatattataatatacttaccttatttCATATGAAGAAAATTTATAGTAATTTTACAACTCTCATTATAttgtacatttattttaataaacatcaTTATACCGATGTACTCATATAAGGCCTAGTAAAATAACTTAGCATAAATAGCaacattattgtaataaacattACTATTCGGTTTTTATTGTCAGGAATAGAGTAAATAGTACgtagataaataaattatttcgatGTCAAAATAATCCTAATCAAGACTCTCCAATGGCGTCAATTACGACTCCAAATAATGCCTCgttcaaacataataatttattgaaattatattcattactcTTTATTCATTTCGTTTCTTGATCAATCTTCTTTGCTGTGCTCGATAATGTACTTTATTTCTGCGTCGCTAAGGTTCTTTTTCTCGAACGGGAACTCGGGATGGGAGTACCATTTGACAGGTGTTCGTAATCGGTAATCACTGTTGAATTTCGACAAGTTTTCAACTTCGTCCGGAGTCAGGGAAAAATTCATAATGTCAATGTTCTCTTTTATTCGATCTTTATTTGTTGATCGTGGAATGGCTACCAACTGACGATCGAGCTGCAAAGGAAATTACAAAGGAAATCTATAAAAGTCATTCGAATAAAATGCGACGGAAACTTGAAATTTTTAgggactgtttcaccactttctgataaagtgctgaataggctattcacaacttttttgacagattcttcatacttgatctgttaattggtggatagcctattcgtcacttatcaggaaattGTGAAACAAACCCTAAGACTTTATTTAGaagtagtataatattttaaattcgaaagtgtgtgtctgtcagtctgccTGTCTggctatctgtttgtctgtctgtctgca
Proteins encoded in this region:
- the LOC121732466 gene encoding aldo-keto reductase AKR2E4-like, with amino-acid sequence MRSAVRTDVRRICLLIVTTLSAVSAVLTYPLNDGGEIPAIALGTSLGHTADGRRILSVNHSLARAVQWALEVGYKHIDTAAIYQAEEEVGLGIQNYLRDNNASRDDVYVTTKLWNTDHEVDAVVPALRKSLADLRLDYIDLYLMHYPMAYTKNGSISDTDYLETWRGIETTKDTKLARSIGVSNFNITQMKRLWDHSRIKPAVLQIEVNPTITQSELIEWCQENGVVVMAYSPFGGILGRSDDAPEPRADHPVLVGLSEKYHKTVPQILLRYLLDRKLVPIPRSTNKDRIIQNLNILDFSLTPEEVETLSSFNSNYRVRDRKKWYLHPHYPYEKKNVTEEDIKKAFIISNE